DNA from Magnolia sinica isolate HGM2019 chromosome 19, MsV1, whole genome shotgun sequence:
TGACACTGCTGGCAAGAGGATCCTGgcaaaagtggtattagagccaatCTTGTAAGCAGTTgtatttgtattttggttttttaTATGTAAAATTTGCTTTTTAAGTTGCATTTACTAGTATAATTTCTTATTTGTTGAATCTTTTTAGAATAGATCTATCCCTCATTTTATATTTAGCTTCATGTTAAAAGAGGTTCGAGGCTTCCTTGTTGTAATACCCTCTAGTCATTAGCCAGTTGTGGGTAAGACTGTTTAAGGGAATTCTATTATTGACAAGCCACTCTTTTAATTAAAAGTTAAAATATGGAATCGGGAAGAAAATCTCTTTCAGAAAGGTCTGCCAAATATAcaaaattagatagatctaatAGTTCTGCTTCTATTAGCCAAAATACTATTACCCCTTCCAAAAGTTTAAAATCCAAAATAACCAAATGGTTTTCTACCCAAAGTAATTTTGATTCAGAATCTGTAAAAACAAGCAAAACAATAGAATCTACTAGCATTGGCAAGACAGCCTTTGCTGAGACGATGTCTATTAAAAATCTTGaagaaattcgatactcagaTATCGAACAATCACTCTAAAATTGGAATTTACCACAAGTTCCTACGAATGAGATATATATTGAAGGATCTTTCCAAAATGATGAGTCACTTGAATCAGACTTCATCATCAAAACTGTAGAACAAACAATTCCTATATCTCACCAAAATGAAGATTTGTCTCTACTCTCTGTTAGAGAAATAATCCAAAATTCTTCCAAATACAATTACCTTCATTTAGGGTTTGTTCAAGTTGCTGTAAAACCATTAactcgattggatttacagaCTTCTTGCCTGGTGACTTTAAGAGATAAAAGACACCTTGCATTTAATGATTCCTTAATTGGAATGGTTGAAGCAACCCTTACCGATGGAcctgcatattttatatgcatccCAAATTATGTTGTATCTTTAACAGATAAGCATTTATCAAGATTTCTAAGATTAGGAATCTATACCCAAAGATTCAATATGCTATCAGGAAGTGAAAATATTACGATAACATATcgtatatattataaattaatgAAAACAAATGCTCCAGGGATAGCCTATGAAGACAGGGTTAAATGTTTAACCACTCTTTTTATGACAAATCTTAACCATAATATAGTGGTTCCCAAAAGAATCAAATAGGATGAAATCAATATTGATAAATGGCATATTGAAGATGCCCATGAAAAACTTCCAAAAGAAACTACTGAACCAGAAATTATACAAATAAATAATGATGGTTCTGTCGATATTTTCTTTTCCAAATATTCTAAAGAACCTTGTACTTCTTCCCAAAATACTTCTTCTCCAAAGCAAAATTTTATCCCAAAAACTATCCCTACTCATGTTTTTAGTCCTCAATACCAAGAGGATGAATATAATTCTACGGAAAGTGATTTTATACCAAGTGTAAATGTCATTTCCGCTGAATCTAACCTCCCAAAATCATTTGCTATAGATACTGTATATCTAAAACAAGATTTCCAAAGACATCCTTTAACTAAATTGTACTTTAAAAATATACCTGAATTAGTTAAAAAGGATCTTAAAGAAAAATGGTATCTTCACATGGAAACAGTGAAAGAAACAATTCCTTTCTTTACATGGTTTAAACTAAATAATGAAAATATTCCAAATACTTCAAAAGAAATCCTTATGCTTCAAAATCTCACACGAAAATGGGAATCTCAATCAGGGAATCAACTAAGCCAAACCCTTCCTCCATTCCAATCAATTAAAATATCTGGTACTATTGCATCTCCCATCAAAATAGGAGAAAAGTTTCATGCAGATAGACCAGTGACTCCAAAAGATCTAGCTCCAATAGTTGAACAAAATAACTATACTAATACGTTTCTTCATACTCTTGGAGAACAAATGAATTTGAATAAAATACCATTCTCTCCAgcatcttcttcatcatcttcttcttcatatcCGATAGAGCAAAGAAAGACTTTTGCTTTCTTTTTGCCCAAAGAAGCTGCCAAGCCAGCATTTCCAAATCCAAATTCACGTTCAGACTTTATATCTGAATTAGCCAAAGAACTTGAGAAAGCAAAAAATCCTTCTGTCAATGTTCTTTCTCAAGAATTTCAAGAATCTTCTAAAATAAACAATCAACTCCAAAATATTCAACTAGATTCTACCTCTGAATCTGATAATGAAAGAAGCGATTCAGAATCTGATACTGTTACAGACTCTGAAATTGAACAAGTAAAAAATCAATTTATCGAAGCAAGAAATCTTCCCCAAATTCAAAGTATTATTAAACCTACTAAACAATATTACCAAAGGCCTACTCCTGTTGATCTTCAGATAGAAGAACAACAAACATTCTCTAGACTCCATTTTGATGGAAACCATCTTTATGAATGGAATCTAGATGGTATGACTGAATACCAAATTCTTCAACTCTGCAACCAAATGCTAATTTACCAAAATGCATGTTTAATATACCATCATACAATTGCCAATATCGCCAGTGCTATTACGCAAGGTTTCACTGGCCAATTATATGGATGGTGGAATTCCtttctttctcaaaatcaaaGAGATGAAATTCTTTCTGCAGTAAAAATGGATGCCCAAGGAAATCCAATCCTTGATGATAAAGGAAATCCAATTGATGACCAAGTCATTAGTCTCCTTGTCAATATAATCCAACATTTTGTAGGATCTACAGATGATGTTTCTGAGAAAAACAAAGAACAATTAATGAATCTTAGGTGTAAAACCCTAACTGATTTCCGTTGGTATAAAGATGTTTTTCTCTCCAAATTATACAAAATTACTTCCTGTAATGATGTTATATGGAAAGAAAAATTTATCTTAGGTCTTCCTCCTTTGTTCTTAGAAAAGGTAAAAGCTAAACTAAAAGACTTAAATTTCAGTATATTAAATTATAACTGGTTTACTTTTGGTGAATTAATTCAAACAATTTGCCAAGTCGGTTTAGGAATTTGTACCGAAATGAAACTCCAAAAGCAATTAAAGAGAGAACAATCTAATGGCCGAAAAGAATTAGGTACGTTTTGTTACCAATTCGGTTATGATCCCATTATTTCTCCCTCTACTCGAAAACATTTTAAATCAAAAGTCAAATATCCTCCTAAACATATTAAGAGAAGAAATAGAGATAATTTTCCAAAAACCttctcaaaaccaaaacccaagtATTCAAAACCAAGGAGAAATCCTTCTTCTTTCAAATGTTATAAATGTGGCCTTCCTGGTCATTATGCTAATAAATGCTTTAAGAATACTCCAAAGCGTAGACTCAGGGAAATTGCGGCTGATCTCCCCTCTGATTCTCCTGAAAAAGATAAGAATCAGCCATGTAAATGCAAATTCTCTGAAGAAGAATTGAAttattcttcttctacttcttccaaACTAAAAGTCATGGTTATCACTGCCAAAGATCAATTGATTCTTGAACTTATTAATCAAGTCCAAGATCCTGATGAAAAAACAAAATATATTAAACAAGCCCTTGATCAAGCTTTAACAACAGAAGTAAATAAAGAAAATTCTCGAGAAAAATCAATGCCTTTCCAACAAATTGTTGCCAATACATCTATGTATGATGTATATCGGCGCCTTCAAAACCATCGTAACATTTCCCTCACTCAGATTAATTTGCAAGATCTTTATAAGGAagtaaatatctttaaaaaagaaGTTTCTATTCTCAGAAAGCAAATAGAAATCTTGCAAtctctttctcatatatatatatatatatatcacatttttTAGTACATGCACTCATTTGAGTAGTTGTTAGTTGACTTGTTTTAGTCAAACATCCtaataaaactataaaaaatTCCCTAGACTTGCAGTCCTTTTTCAtaaatttcacacacacacacacacacacacaaaacattTTCCCTTGAAATTTCTGgttttttacttaaaaaaaagTTTGGGGGATGTGCCATCGCACATATGATTATGCCAACGCATAAGCACACAACTTACCCTTGGGTCAAATGGGATTGATTATGCCATTTGGCAACATTGGGCATGGGACACCAAGATTTTCTGGATGAAGTCCTATGGAAAATTCAAAGGGTCTGAAGCCCACGGTGCGATTATGCCAACGCATAAGCACACAACTACCCTTGGGTCGAATGGGATCGcgtatgccatttgacaacattgggcaTAGGACACCAAGCTTTTCTGGATGAAGTCCTATGGAAAATTTGAAGGGTCCGAAGCCCACAAGAACCTCCTCCTAGGCTTGAGGCAATGCTTGGTGTGCATAAAACAGATCACTATACCCTTTCcccccccccaccaaaaaaaacaaacacacacacacacacacacacaaatggtAAGATCACCTGATGGGATGGCAGCCCCTGTACACTTGTGTGGACTTAGCGAAGTTCTTATATTTATCTGGAAATCTTTGTAGCTtcgttgcatgatccttctatcTAGGCACCACTCCTTTGAATTGTGCTTCAGACTTTTGCTCCCAGTCCCTCTTCCCAACAGTTTATACTCGCTACCTTTTGACATAGATGCTTCCCTGCTCCTGCACCTGAATTTTTTGCGGTTTTGCTTCATACTTTGTGCAACCATGTAGTTGTCTCTTGGTTTTGTATTACCATCCATGTGCTGATGACTACATGTTGATTTATGCAAGTATAtgatttcagttcccaaaatggAACCCCATGTAGGCTAATCAAAGAGAGTGCGTGGGAAACTATAAATAGTGGATCCCTTTCATTAAGCTATTCTATATAGTTATCTTTTCatcaccatattatgtgtgaacAATTTTTGCGAGACATGCATGGCTTTTCACTGTTTTCTTTTCCTGAAATGACCCAAGGTTCTCCAATTTCTCTTTTACCACTTTTCAAAACccttccatggagaatggtcaaAAGAAGTAGAGTCAAGCTTTACCAAAAAATCAAAGTTTGCAATTCTTGGAAAAGAAATGATGAATccaattttcaaaataataataataataataatgtagtTTTTGCTTGCAGCTAACTCTATATATGCAAATAATGCTCCGAGATTGCATGTGGCAGGGCAGAGGTGGGGCCAAGCTGATAATTTCAGATATGATTGCTGCTTTGTATGGGTCGATGCTTCCCTAACTGTGCTGGATAGATATGTTGAGCAAAGGGTAGACAGCATGATGGATGCTGGTTTGCTGGCTGAAGTCCATGACATTTACAACCCAAATGCAGCTTATACACGAGGCTTGCGGCAGGCTATTGGTGTTCGTGAATTTGAGGAATTTTTGAGATATCACCACTCCAATGCAAATAGACGCCATTCTTATAATGACGAGAATAGGTCTGGGTCCAATGGGGAGTATGGGATTCCCGCAATAGGGCTAAGAGCGATCATGGATTCTGATGATAACAATCTCAAGATTCTGTTAAGTGAATCCATTGACAAGCTTAAGGCAAACACACGCAGACTTGTTCGCCGTCAAGTAAGTCTCCTTGTTTACCTCTCGCACATCATGCATGTGTACCTGCCTCTCAAAAAATCATGCATGTGTACGTACTCAGAAGGAATTTTGTGTTTCTTAACCCTAAGATATGTTGTGTGatcttgggttttcagtttgcatGAGTCCATGGTTCAGTGGTTCATACTACTGAGCTGAGAGGCCCCAAAACGGATGGATCATGTCCCAAAAATTTCCGGACTGGACGATCCTTAGATTCTTATGGCCTATCCCTGCAATCTTTTGCCTTTTCCATTGATTGTGGATAGTTGCTGTATTTTTCTTCACTGCTGTTTTATGACCACCAATTGAAGGCTAAGATGATGGTCTTAAATAGCAGTTTTGAAGTGCTACTTGACTGGAGACTAAAACTGCTATGACTTGCCCTGACTTGTTCTTGAGACCTGTCTTCTTCCCAAGAGAGTCGATATGAATTGGGCAAAACTGAGTCATATCTGACAATATTTGTAACATGGTTAGTATTGTCCCATATTGAGGAAATTTCTTGGCACTGTCTATCCACCTtgcaatggtctggatcacttaatCATGGGCCACACTAGTACAAAATAAGCCTCGAGGATGCTATACATACCCTCGGCCACAGATCAGATAGTTCTAATGCTGGTAATGGGCTGGGCCTGGGCCCAGAAAAATCGAACTTTTGAACAGGACTGGCTTGACCATTTCAAAATCTTGGCCTAAGCCCACCCGGGCCTACCCGTGGCCAGGTGTAGATGATTCCTTTGTAGCACCCATGGCTGGTTAAAAAGGACATGATTGACTTTGGAACTGACAATTCATATTTAGAACAGAACCTGATATGCATACATATTGTTCATCTTTTAAGATTACAACTGAAAATACCTCATTGTTTTCCAGAAACGGAGGCTCAATCGATTAAAAACATTCTTTGGATGGGATCTGCATTACATCGATGCAACAGAAGCTTTCCTGTGTATGCCTCAAAAGTCATATTGGTATTCAGTTGGGGGTAGTAGGGTGTTGATCCCCAATAAGGGTGTAGTTTTTGGAAAACTACTACGTACGTGTGGAGCCATGGTTTTCGGGACCAGTTTCACCAGACTGTCGATCTGATTTCCCTACTATGGACAGGGGATGTCCCAAAAGAAACTCCAGATCTGAAAATGCTTTCTTATGTGTAGGCCACCAAGGGAAGGGCTAGAGATTTTGGGGCAGCCTGCACCCATGGTGGGGCCCTTCAGGTCAACGGTGTGgatactgaaccatgggccccacacagacggAATATTTCTCCTTAGCATTTTATTCGCTTGTTGAGGCTCAACAACACTGTAATTCCTCTCCAGTTAAATGTATATTCTACTGCATCCATTGTGGTGTTTCCCTGAATTAAATCAGATCTTGTTATTGTCAGCCAAGGCAGATGATTCATGGACAACGCAAGTGGTCGAACCCTGTGTCAACATAATCAGGTCTTTCTTATATGAAGGTGCAAGCTCAGTGACTGACCCAGATCTGCTGAGTAACTCCAATAGCCAGAGGAGGGACCTGAGGGACTTGTGGACTCAATATGTTTGTGAGGTTAGTGTGCTTTGTATGAAAGCTATGGGCACCTTTACTTCAAGAGGTTTGCCAGCCCCacctgtgcacacacacacatggggcATCTTACCATTTCATCAGGTGGGCATATCAGTACTAATATGATGGGCAGTTTAAAGAATGACctgccaatggtccacattcaaaagGCATTGGAAGAGTTTAACCTACCTGATTTCTGCGCCCGGGCATCTGTACAGTGGGGTCTATCTTATACACTGCTCTGTGATGTGTAGCTGTTCATTGCATCACTTAATTGTCCCCTTTACTTCAATTGGCATGACAGGCGTGTGGGAACCGGACTCTTAGAGGTGCACATGAATGGGAACAACACAAACAGGGTCGTGGGCATCGGAAGCGGGTCCTTCGGCTTAGGAAGAAGTCTCAAAGTTCTTGTGTGGTGGATCAGAAGCATCATCCGATGGCTAGTGAATAGAACAAGCACTTTCTCTATGTCTCATGTGATGCCATTTCCAATGCTCTATACTGCCCAGCTGCGCTGTTGCACTTGAGTCCCAAGTAATCCCAGCCAAAACAGCCACAGGTTAGATGGTAAGCATGACTTGAGTAATTTCGTACTGGAAGAACAATAGTACTCTGGCAGGTTGTGACCATCAATACGCATGCACATTCCGTTGCATAAGTGGCATATGCTTTCATCAAGCTGTTTGAACTGGGGCCACATTTTACATGGGGCATGGCCCCAAAATCAGGACTGGACAATCCAGAACTTTAGACTAACATGCATTTGCTGCATTTGGACAGTCGgatctttcctttttctttctggCCCTTTGATGGCACTAAGTGGACAGCCATCAAGGACATCAGCTTTGAAATGGTTTTTGTGTTCTTATTTAAACAAAACTTGTACATACTaaatctctgtgtgtgtgtgtgtgtgtacagagagagagagagagagagagagagagagagagagagagctatggaCAATTTTACAAGGGAAATTAGTCATCCGAAGGTTAGTGAACTTTGGGTTTTAAAAGGAGATTTGATGTTTTTGTTCAATTGAGTGTTGACATGGATTTTGGAACAAGTATGGATATTACTTTGGGATCCTATTGATTGTTATTCATTCATAAAACATTCTCAAGACATTGTCGCATTCATACGAGAGAGACGAGCACACACAATTGAAAGGTTTTCATTATAATCCAAGTTTAATTACATTCTGGGCCATGATATACATCGAACCCTTAATTACATTCCAAAGGAATCAATCTTGATTCTgaagtaaaatataaataaagcACAAATAAATAAGTGCAAGGAACTAAAATTATGTGTACAAGGGGTTAATTAGACTTTATCAGCTAGAATTCTTGATATGCAATTGAGAGGGCTTAATTGATGTGGGCTGCAAGACCAGTAAGGAAGAGAGTTAGGTGCtgtttggtaaactgaaaaaaaaaaaaaaaaaaaaaagagtctgaAAATAATTGAAGTGCTAAAAGCTTGGAAGTGCTGAATTTTAATACTCAGAAGTACTGAAAAATCCCTTTGGTAATTTGTCTGAAAAAAGCCCTGCTATATGTCAATATGGTAAGCATTGTAGCTATTGGATATTAGCTTAGCTATTAAAAGAGAGTTTAAAAGAGGGTGAGAGAAGATAAAAATAGTGAGTAATGGGCTTTGGAGGAAGGTGGGTGTGGCCCAATAGGGGTTAGCACGCCCTGCGCTAGCGATGGGCCGGTAGCATCTCTGCTCTAGTTGATTAAATAAAGGGATGATGCAACCTTGCTAGCCAGCCATCCGCATCTGTTATCCAACTTAAGAGGTTGCGTGCTTACCCCCCTAGTTGGGTGGTTGCTGCGGCCGCCCTAACCATCAAAGTTCCAAAATCCTAAGGAAATGATGCAGCAGCCAAGAGGAAAACTTAAAGTCTTAAAATGAATATCAGATGTGGTATTTATAGGCGAATCCAGAGGGTGATGTGTCACTTTTGGATTGGTTGAAGGCATGGCGATTTTTGGATTGGTTGAAGGCAAATCAAGTGACAGTTGTATCTCAATTTTGAGATGGCATGGCGATTTGGCAGAGGGTGGGTTAGCACGAGGGCGTCATTTGCGTGTAACTTAGTAATTTCATGAGAATCTAAAGAAAACATCTTAAAGAGGTGCGCTATTGTGGCTAGGGCCTTGTTAGCATAGAAGTTAGAAATTTTCGTTTTAAAAAAACAACATATATTTTCATCTAGAAAAACTTAACTGTCCCTTTTTTCTCATCCTTACATATAACctgtgaaaagaaaagaaaaggctccAAAGGACCCACAGCTATGTTTGTACCAAATTCACTTTGTCCATCAATTGTAGTGGCTCATGTTAGGatgttaaggaaaaaaaaaaaaaacaaaatacatCTAGAACTCAAATGTACCACTGCACTGTAAGCAGTGGGAATGAGAGTTTGGATGCTACCAATAGCTCTCTCTCTATAGTTGCACCCTTCTACTCTGAGGTTTTCTGGAACACATCCCAAAGTATTGGAATATgacgatccaaaccattgatatcacGAGCCTTGGTAAGGTAGATTGACAACAAATAAAAAcattttaattttataatttcaaCACGTAGGCAATTTGGCTCGTTGCTTCGAAAGTGGCTGGTGAACATAACCTTTGTATAATcaaaagggttgaaatattcaatcctagagtttatttttttcttcattcataCGGTCATTAAAAAGAACTcaaatccaatggctaaaatcccAAGGTATCCTATTATTTGATGTATTAGCAAATGTTTTCCCTTAGATCTCTCCCATTTTCTCACTTCCTTCTCCACGTGCGTTGCTCGTACCGTTCCAACCATTTTCAACTGAACTCATTTTCGTTGCTTGACCTGATTCAGTTGCCTTTTTCTTCTCAAGAATTTGGCACTTCAAATCTAAGATTTTGGGTATTTAGGAATTCACATTCAAGATTTTAGTTTAAAATTATATTTGGCACTTTTCAAAATCTTGGAATGCATTGCATTCATATTGATTGATTCGATAAGCAAGATTGAGTGGAGGTTCCCTTGGTCTTTATGGCAATGATGATTGATATTGTGGGCAAGATCGAGTGGGGGTTCTCTTGGCCTTTATTGCAATGAAGATTGATATGGTGGACGAGATCAAGTAGGGGGTCCTTTGGCCTTTATGGTAAGGATAATTGATACAGTTAGGGCTTCCCTTGGCCATTCTCGAGTTTGTATCCAGTTTGTTGTGGATATTATCTCATTG
Protein-coding regions in this window:
- the LOC131234456 gene encoding tRNA dimethylallyltransferase 2 isoform X2; protein product: MEAALLGNPNSNPNPREEGKRKVVVVMGATGAGKSRLAIDLACYFSLEIINADSMQVYEGLDVLTNKVPFEDRKGVPHHLLGTISPNVDFTSKEFRDQAIPIVDEILSHNCLPVIVGGTNYYIQALVSPFLVDDLIDDVDECNRNDSLGDLHPNIGFDQGSEFSGFDRLKVLDPVAANRIHPNDHRKRWGQADNFRYDCCFVWVDASLTVLDRYVEQRVDSMMDAGLLAEVHDIYNPNAAYTRGLRQAIGVREFEEFLRYHHSNANRRHSYNDENRSGSNGEYGIPAIGLRAIMDSDDNNLKILLSESIDKLKANTRRLVRRQKRRLNRLKTFFGWDLHYIDATEAFLSKADDSWTTQVVEPCVNIIRSFLYEGASSVTDPDLLSNSNSQRRDLRDLWTQYVCEACGNRTLRGAHEWEQHKQGRGHRKRVLRLRKKSQSSCVVDQKHHPMASE
- the LOC131234456 gene encoding tRNA dimethylallyltransferase 2 isoform X1, which encodes MEAALLGNPNSNPNPREEGKRKVVVVMGATGAGKSRLAIDLACYFSLEIINADSMQVYEGLDVLTNKVPFEDRKGVPHHLLGTISPNVDFTSKEFRDQAIPIVDEILSHNCLPVIVGGTNYYIQALVSPFLVDDLIDDVDECNRNDSLGDLHPNIGFDQGSEFSGFDRLKVLDPVAANRIHPNDHRKVNHYLTLYASSGVLPSKLFQGKASERWGQADNFRYDCCFVWVDASLTVLDRYVEQRVDSMMDAGLLAEVHDIYNPNAAYTRGLRQAIGVREFEEFLRYHHSNANRRHSYNDENRSGSNGEYGIPAIGLRAIMDSDDNNLKILLSESIDKLKANTRRLVRRQKRRLNRLKTFFGWDLHYIDATEAFLSKADDSWTTQVVEPCVNIIRSFLYEGASSVTDPDLLSNSNSQRRDLRDLWTQYVCEACGNRTLRGAHEWEQHKQGRGHRKRVLRLRKKSQSSCVVDQKHHPMASE